In Cupriavidus basilensis, the following proteins share a genomic window:
- a CDS encoding FAD-dependent monooxygenase: MIETPILIAGGGPVGLTLSLELAHQGIRSIVAERNPTTTRHPKMDLTNGRSMELYRRIGIADKLRKVGVPESSPFDIVWVDSLASHELCRFPYPSSARSQEIRKTQNDGTLTLEAPMRVSQIVFEPALKDAADASALAQTWFGWNVESFEQDAKGVTTLLHNRDLGETREVRSQYLVGCDGGNSMVRRHLGIELHGTSNAAQAFMVHFRSDARDLLQRFGVAWHIQTGSGALIAQNDKDIWTLQAFLPPGVKGEELDPHAVLKSWIGEDFDYEILQANPWWAHFLLADSYRQGRIFIAGDACHQWMPTGGYGMNCGVADAANLGWKLAAAVQGWGGEPLLDSYEQERRPVAEMSLKTSQRHLGVRLEIAQAYASAGELSGEGDEAAARRTELGRRILELGNAENEGWGAEHGYRYASAVTREEAGEPPAFDALSYTPSTWPGSRLPHVFLSDGTAVYDRLGPWFSLLVLRGADTSEFESAAKDLGVPVRIVHIADDTASRIYGSALVLVRPDQHVAWRGEVLRENCASILAYAAGRATEVIPAAA, from the coding sequence ATGATTGAAACTCCGATTCTCATTGCCGGCGGCGGACCGGTTGGCTTGACCCTCTCGCTCGAGCTGGCCCATCAAGGCATCAGAAGCATCGTTGCGGAACGCAATCCCACTACGACACGTCATCCCAAGATGGACTTGACCAATGGTCGAAGCATGGAGTTGTACCGACGCATCGGCATCGCCGACAAGCTTCGGAAAGTGGGTGTGCCAGAGAGCAGTCCGTTCGACATCGTCTGGGTGGATAGTCTGGCGTCTCACGAACTCTGTCGCTTTCCATACCCGTCAAGTGCGAGGTCTCAAGAAATCCGGAAGACTCAGAACGATGGAACTTTGACACTCGAAGCGCCGATGCGGGTGAGCCAGATTGTTTTCGAGCCGGCGCTCAAAGACGCCGCCGACGCAAGCGCTCTTGCACAGACGTGGTTCGGCTGGAATGTTGAATCCTTCGAGCAGGATGCGAAAGGCGTGACAACACTCTTGCACAACCGCGATCTAGGTGAAACCCGCGAGGTGCGATCCCAGTATCTGGTTGGCTGCGATGGCGGCAACAGTATGGTCCGTCGCCACCTTGGAATCGAGTTGCACGGAACAAGCAATGCTGCTCAAGCCTTCATGGTGCACTTCCGCTCTGACGCGCGCGATCTTCTGCAGCGCTTCGGGGTTGCTTGGCATATCCAGACGGGGAGTGGCGCGCTAATCGCTCAGAACGACAAGGATATCTGGACGCTGCAGGCGTTCCTGCCGCCTGGAGTCAAAGGGGAGGAGTTGGATCCGCACGCGGTACTGAAGAGTTGGATCGGTGAGGACTTTGACTACGAAATTCTTCAGGCAAATCCGTGGTGGGCCCATTTCCTGCTCGCCGATAGCTATCGACAGGGGCGGATCTTCATTGCCGGCGACGCATGCCATCAATGGATGCCTACCGGTGGGTACGGGATGAACTGTGGCGTTGCAGATGCCGCAAACCTGGGCTGGAAGCTTGCAGCGGCAGTTCAAGGGTGGGGCGGAGAACCCCTTCTGGACTCCTATGAGCAGGAGCGACGACCGGTCGCAGAGATGTCACTCAAAACATCCCAACGCCATTTGGGTGTGAGGCTGGAAATTGCACAGGCCTATGCAAGCGCGGGCGAGTTGTCTGGCGAGGGCGACGAGGCTGCGGCACGTCGCACCGAACTTGGTCGAAGAATTCTTGAGCTTGGCAATGCCGAGAACGAGGGGTGGGGCGCTGAACATGGTTACCGATATGCCTCGGCTGTGACGCGGGAAGAGGCAGGCGAACCTCCGGCATTCGATGCGCTGAGCTACACGCCTTCGACCTGGCCGGGAAGCCGTCTTCCGCATGTCTTTCTTTCGGATGGAACGGCAGTGTACGACCGCCTTGGACCTTGGTTCTCTCTGCTGGTCCTGAGGGGCGCGGATACGTCCGAGTTCGAGTCGGCGGCCAAGGACCTAGGGGTGCCCGTGAGAATCGTGCATATCGCGGACGATACCGCCTCGCGAATCTACGGTAGTGCTCTGGTGCTTGTTCGCCCAGATCAGCACGTCGCTTGGCGGGGAGAAGTGCTGCGGGAAAATTGCGCATCCATCCTGGCCTATGCAGCAGGAAGGGCCACCGAAGTGATTCCGGCAGCCGCTTGA
- a CDS encoding VOC family protein, with protein sequence MTTSRAATPPAKFAHFVLRTSRYQEVVRYYTNLLCAHPSFANDVLTFLTYDEEHHRIAVLNVPELADQQAGVAGVHHVAFTYGSLAELIGNYERAKELGIEPVWCTNHGPTTSLYYRDPDGNQLELQVENFDTIEESTRFFYSPEFAENPIGVDFDPSELVRRFHAGESEAGLKKRPHVGARRFDSTVKIV encoded by the coding sequence CGCGGCAACGCCGCCTGCCAAGTTCGCGCACTTTGTTCTGCGAACATCCCGCTACCAGGAGGTTGTCCGGTACTACACCAACCTCCTATGCGCACACCCGTCCTTTGCAAACGACGTGTTGACGTTCCTCACGTACGATGAGGAACACCATCGAATCGCCGTACTCAATGTGCCCGAGCTCGCAGATCAACAGGCAGGAGTCGCGGGAGTTCATCACGTTGCATTTACCTACGGCTCGCTGGCAGAGCTGATTGGTAACTACGAACGTGCCAAGGAGCTCGGCATCGAACCAGTCTGGTGTACCAATCATGGTCCGACCACGTCGCTCTACTACCGTGATCCGGATGGGAATCAACTCGAGCTGCAGGTGGAGAACTTCGACACCATCGAAGAATCGACCAGATTTTTCTATTCTCCGGAATTCGCCGAGAACCCAATTGGCGTCGACTTTGATCCGTCGGAGCTTGTTCGTCGCTTTCACGCGGGCGAGTCCGAGGCCGGACTCAAGAAGCGCCCACATGTTGGCGCTCGCCGCTTCGACTCCACCGTAAAGATTGTTTGA